In Myripristis murdjan chromosome 18, fMyrMur1.1, whole genome shotgun sequence, the sequence ggttggaatgaaaacctgcagactctcggcCCGCCCCTCCATGCCACATGGCTGCACAGTCCTGCTATTAAATTACAATTCAACAAAGACGCTCGACGTTCAAGTGTCTGATCACTTTGTGCAGGACGGTCTTGGATTCCACTTTTATGCAGGTCACTCTGAAGtggctctgttttgtttggtaTTAAGTTTTAACAATGTGCCATTTAGAACCAGGGATAATTTGTACCGTGACTTCATATACAGCcactgatggttttgtaaaagCTCAACACAGAACCATCACTGTGTAATTATCTGCTAtgattctgttttttccttGGGTAAATTTATGTAAATGATGCGTTTTTCTAAATGCAAAATGGAAGTGCACAAACATACACGGCCTGAGCAGCGTTCAGGACAGAGAAGCATGAACAAGGATACAgtctgagagctgattggtcagtgcaTCATCACAGATAGACAAGACTCAAGCTGACTATCTTAACAATAATTTTGTTATGGACGCCACAACCAAAATCCTGTGGGATaccagtttaaaaataaataaatgaatcatcCTCAGAggtatttctgtttcttctctaTACATTGCCCAACTCAAACACTTTAATTAAACCTGCACTGCTGaatatttgaggaaaaaaaaaaaaaaaacagaaaggtgactgataaatgatgaaataacAAATATGAGGAACTACTAAATTTGTACCAGCATCCTTGAAAGGTGTAACCGGCCTACAATTTACAGTAGAACTGACACCATTCAACAGAGCAAGAcaaattatgtttaaaatggTATTATATAAAACACCATATGAGATGATATACTGATCATAAGTAGGATAGGCTGTTGTCGATTGCTTTTGAACATTTAGGGGCTAGCAGAAGCTCCTGATACCTGTGCAGTTTCCTTCGATAAGAGAAAggacacaacaaaacataagaGTTAGAATATTCTCCATCTCTAGTTTTGGGTCCAAAGGGGACTTTGGTAAAGACTGAACCAAAATCAGCTGCAAGTCAGCGAGAGGACAGGTGCAGTTTCCTGTCACACCACATGATGGCAGCAGATCGTAAGGAAAAGTGACACCTTGCCACAGAAAAACGTCATAAGTCAATCTCAGTTCTTGGGCACTCCAGGAAAAAGCCACCGGTGACAAGCTGTAATAATTTTCACTCCTGAAGTCTATCAGAAAAATACGGCAAAAGAATAGAGAGCATAAAAAATAAGCTGGATAGGAACTGGTCGATACTGACAGGTGTTTTATTAGTAACACAGACCTGGAGACAGAGCCAATAAGAAGCTGTTGTGAGCCTTGACAAGACCGACAGTGTTCAGAAGGCATTTTAAGACGGAGGGTCTAATAGTTGAACCCATACATTAAGGGGAGCAGGTAAAAATCGAATGGGGCAGGTTGCAAATTCTGAATCAAATACAAAACCAactgcaacaaaaacagaagggagagaaaaataagtGCAAGTCCTATTATTTGAAATTAGGATGGCATCAAATGGCGAAAAGGGGAGAGCGAAATGTCATGGTATCCAGAAGTCATTTTTATCATACATTATGGTAATAGAGAAACAATCAGATATTGAAAGGCGGCACAGCAGTCCACATATCTTTACAAgccattctttttttctcacaactTTTCAGTCCAGTCTATTATCACTGAGTCCCATAAGGAGCGTTGGGGAATGAGTGATGGTtgtggttggaaaaaaaaaataatattattaaaaaaaaaaaatctcaggctGTCTGGCTAtttatccagaaaaaaaaaacttttgtggATGGTAGATTGCAAGAAAAAACTTCATCACACCAGTTACATTTATCCATtcttctgagaaaaaaaaaaaaaaagtaccagacCCAACAATTCACTTTTGGGATACGAGGTTGATCTAAAAGGGGCGGTTTCGTATTTTCCCCTGCCTAGTCCCTCTCTGAggtaaagacagtaaaatgaTGGGCTGTCATCTATTGAAGTGCAAAGTCCGAggtgatgaagaagaagaaataatggAGAACTGTCTTTGTTGCCTTGCTGATCCTTCTCTTTCCCCAGTCCCAGTcgtcaaaaaagtttaaaaagacTATCGAACGCAGCAAGCATACTCCGACTCAAGTACACAAACTCACCTCCATATGCACACAGTCAGTATCAGGAGCTATAAGGCAGAGAGGCTccatttgttttggaaaaaaaaaaaatacaaataaacaatcaagaagaaaaaaaaaaaaaaagaaaaaggaaaacaagctggctCCCCCATCCCTCCCCAGTAGTTTGCGGGCTCTGATGATCCCATACTGTTCATCCCATGTTAGGCGGTCGCCCCAACCCTCGTCTCCTCAGTGCCCTTCTGAGAGAGGCTCCTTGAGGGCTGGCGGGTCGTCTGTGTGGGAACGGAGGGCAGGACGGAAGCCGGCAGAGAGGGAAGGACCGGTCGACAAGCCCCGCCCCTCTCGGTTCAGCCAATCACCAGAGCCGGTGCTGGTGGAGGTTTCGACTGAGGACGGAGCGGACATCAGCGGTGAACCTGTGAGGACGGGAGGAGAGACGGACAAAATCAACGTTGTGTGGAGAAGATGAGAGGGCTGCGTGGCCGTGAACATAAAACcaaaattttaaaacattttaactgATATCACAAATCATTTGAATACAGGCAAAGGCATAGAAAACTGGTGTTTACTCTGCAGCTTTATGGAACTGTGACGCTTCAGGCAATAATAGTTTTATCCAGtatgtgtcactgtttttgtttccaaGTAATGGTTCAAGATGAGGTTCAAATGCTaatgtttctttttaataataatataattaccTCTACGACATCTGGCCCAAACgtattttaatttcagagaaAAGTAAGGTTAAATTACaatgtcacattttctctcacagTGGTGATAATCACCTTGCTGActgaatacagaggaaacactgttgAGATGGCAGACGGGGTAAGCCACATTGGGGAACTGAAAGTGCTCATATTATctatttttatgattatttcatCATGCCTCTTACCTTAGTGCATCCAGCATAGGCAGCAAGTTAAGAAGTGCTGTGTCACTAGGGTCGCTGAACCAGGACTTGATGGGTATTGCATTGTCTGGAGGGCAAAACCAGGGGGAGAATAGGACATGGTTATGTGCTGATCTGTTAACAAGGACACTGAATGTTGTAACACTTGCAGAATTTAATGTGCTGTTACGACAATTACAATACACGCCTTGTGCTGCAAATAAACAGCTGACGTAGATGCCCTGTGCCTGTCCCATCACAAGGCGGCCGTCTACAGACACACGGCCTTGTTTTAAGTTTGTGTGCTGcgtttgaatacacacacagagggagacacCCGTTACCAAGCTGAGGAGGAGGCCGACTCGCTCTGCCAGCATCACTAAACCatctttcacacatgcagcttCACCCGGAAAGCTTTCAGAAATTTTCCTTGTGGGTTCTCATGTCCTGATacacgatatggacaaaagtattgggacacacctctcagtcactgaattcaggtgtttcattcagtcccattgccacaggtgtataaaatcaagcaggtAGCCATACAGTCTGCCCTTACAATTTGTGAAAGaatgtaatagtaatgtaataggatacCGCCaatgcaacaagtcagtttgtgaaatttcgtCCCTCCTAGGTATTCCGCgatcaactgtaagtggtattgTTGCAAATTTTGCCCAATGTGACCAGAGTCAACCTGCAAGTCAGGCCAGGACAGGGCTGAAGGTCATAATTGGCTGCGAGTTGGAACAGAGACCCGGGCCTCACTAAGCTGCTGTACGCTCCTTGTTATTGTTAGAGGTTTCAACGAGTTACATTATGATGCATTCAAGCtctattcagtaaaaatgagcATTGGGTGAAggtaaattattatgttatcataatgtgttcaaatgtaatcttgtaaaaaatgtgtttctggcAATAAATTTGAATAAATACAGCTGTTGAATTTCCTAACACTAATTCTAAGCAGCTTATGATGCACAATTAAAATGTCTAACGTCAGACGTGTTTTTAATcaagcaaatatttaaataaaacacaacggCATATTTCGTAGTTATctaaatagtgtgtttttatgcaaataACCACTATAGATAAGAATAGCTGGGTAAATAGACAACATTGATAATTTGGGATGGTTTACACTGACTTTGGGAAGGTTACAATTGTTCTGTGAAAAACGTTAGTGTAGAGTGTAATGTGCCTGGATGTTTTTAGTGCTCgttgtgagagaaagagatatgACGTAGAGACAAATCTGAAGCAAGTAGAGGAGCACTGGGACAAAAGTTAATTTGGATAAGatgtttatgtttctgtatgctTCTGTGATGTCGTTTGGCATTAGTATTTCTGGGTAAAAACCACACAGATGACAATGAATGTGTCCTTCATGTACAACCTAATTTGATTGTGATGTATTCATAAATGTACAtgaatgttaataaaaaaaaaaacacagataagtAAAAGAAACTACAGAAAaggcaaacaacaaaacaaaccatcaaacaaacaaacaaaaataaaccctTGGATTTGTGTACTGCTGCTATGATGCCATCTGTAACTGTTCTCCCAAATGTTTCCCACCATTTAGACCTTCATCATTTTGCAGATTTCAGATGATTAAGGTGCACAAGACTGATCTTGCTGAAACTTTAGAAACTGTACAGATACACTTGAGTGCAAAAATTTGCAGGATACATAAATTTGTAAGACACAGAGATTCACGGAAATATTGCATTTCACATATTCAGCGATTACTGAGGTACTACTTTCCGAGGTCTTGAGGGTTTAGAcagtaaaagacaaaaacacatagtgtgtgtgtgtgtgagtgtgagtgtgagagggTGAAGTTTTACCTGGATGGCTGCGATAAGCGCCAGGTGAGTTGTCCAGAATGACAATACTGGACAGGTCATCGTGTACTACGGACAGGTCTTTAATATAACTACCTAGATCCAATGTACAGTGctgcacagagaaaagaaaacacacaccaaaaaaaacaatcataatGTGATTGTAGAGAAGGAAAAATAGTTTCTGAAGGCACTTTGAAGGCCCAGCAGGACCAAAGAGCTCAATAAGTCTCATCAATAATCACACAACAACAGATGTAATCAGTTTTGTGAGCGGTACCTGTCTGTAGTATCTGCGTTTCAGGATGTTCCTGTTGTTGTCCAACTTGTCTGCCACTGCCGAACCGTAGATCTCCATACTGGCCGTGAACACCACCAGCTCGTACCACTGGCTCACCtgtacatgcacgcacacacacgtgcacacacacagagtacaggGCACAGTCATTTAAGGAACACGTCAGTTAGTAATTAGTAAGGGTAATGGTAAAGaagtatttattcttttatggtATCAAATGGTCTGAGAGAGCCCTGAAGACTCAAACCAATCATGTTTTAAGTGCACAGGTGTGTAATTCTGATCACGGCATGTTGTTCCAATGACACTCACCACTTCTAAAAAGAAGTCGACATGTGGCCTTTTATGTACGAAGAATCTGACTGGGTGTTTATCAATGACgacctggaggagagagaaagcagaaggGCCCCGTTTTGTTTAGACAGAATGCTTGGAGGTGTTTGGACATGTacacgtctgtgtgtgcgcatgcactGGTACAAAGAAATGCGCGCACCTTGAGGATGAAGTCTGGCGGCGTGCCAGGTCTCACTGTGGGTCTGAGGACCCCGTCATGGTGAGAGTGGATCAGAGTCTCGTCGAGGTCCAGGACCAGGATCTTCCTCTTCACTGcatctggagacacacacacacacacagaggtgaaacAAGGTGAGATACCAGGACAGATGCATGTTGGGAGATTCGACTGCAGCGCAGCGCCCCAACAGCCGGTGGAGATCAGTGTCTCGCTGCATGGCGGATACTCGCTTACACGGAACTTCAACATGAGAAATCTGGCTGAAAGATGATCTCGACGAGGCTGATAACAACTAGGCCACCATTTATTTCTGCTTATTGTGTAGACATTTATTGCATCATACATCTATTTTATAcatttgtattaattttaattatagtGTTTTATGTGCCACTGTGCTTATTCTACtggttttattgtcattgtgtccTCTATTGCTTTTACAGTATCTTTAATGGAGactgaatttccccttgtgggataaTAAATGACTGGACTGAACCGAACAcataaaactattttttatCATGAAATTATGATTGGCTTTTTAACCAGGCTGGACTGACAGTACAGATGTCTGGCTGTACGCAGCTCACAATTTCTAGAAATGACCCTGAGTTGACCTTCGAATACGACATATTGAATCTTTGGACAATTGTGTTGTAATTTCAAATGTACCGTACATTTTTTGAGTCTCGCCGGGCTATTAGACTACATGATAAAGTCTCATCGATCTACATTCTTCAGCTGCCGGGAGCCACTGCAGCTACAGTCACGGGAGACGGGCCCTGGGTTACATGGTGACCCGGCTCTCCAGGTGGGGTCACTGTTGAGGTGTGCAGAGTGAGTTCAGAGGGTTGAGCAGATCAGAGATGAAGCGATCTCTTACACTCACTCGATTGGAGGAAATACAATCCTTTGTCTAATTCCAGCATGTGCTTTTGAATTAGCTCTCCTCAAACCAGAAGGCAGCTCATACACAGCGGCTCATGCGAGCATGAATGCCGCCTTTAATAATCACATTTCCTTTTCACAAAAGTACATCTTGTCACCATTGCAAGCAGGGCAGGAATCTAACAGTTTTGTCCATAAACCACAATGGTACACAGATTCAGACATCTATCAGCTAACTGCACAATTTTTCCAGCCGAATATGATTTCTAGAATAGCACATTACATCTGGATGCTGGCTGTTTAACTTGCACAGTGGGCAACCAAACACAGGCAAAATAtagcagcatttttatttagCACCCTGGCTGTAGGTCTTGAGAGGCACATTGTATGCTGACCTCCTTGTAAGCAGAAATGATGAGCAGCGTAACtctcaaagtcaaacatttgcattttacattgttcaCACCATGACCTCAAGTGTTTTCTCACTCGATTATCATATGAAAACACTCATTTCCTGCATTTGCTGTTGATTGATTTGGTTCTGAACTTGTAAAACCCACACAAACTGATTTATTTCACTTGGCAAGACAACAAATTCACCCTTGTACTTCTTACTGCTGGTTTGTCTTGTAACTGCAGTGATGTGGTGTGGCACTCATTATAATTCCACAGAGAAAAGAGCTTTGGCCAAATGCCATTCAAACTAACGGGTGGAGGTGTTGAAACTTATCAAACTTGCCAACATAGCATAACAGGTGTACAGCTTTGGCTCTTGAAATCGAACACATCTCAAAACTTAAAAGTACAACCAAAAGACCTGACAGCAGAGTTACAGCTGACAGCTTGTCCGCGTTAACGCACAAGGAGACGGCACCGTGTGAGTGTAAGATCTGAGTGTTCCTGTCACGGTCTCTACAAATCGACCTGCGCCGGTGTTCATTTGCTGCGAGGTGAGCGGGGTCACGGCAGAGGGTCAGAGGAAGTGTGCAGCATTGTTACGCTGCAGACAGCTCTTCCTGTCTGCCTAATTATTTCTTCCTTGGTTGCGGCATTTAATCTCACCTTAAATTTCTACATTACATACATGTCATTGCGAAACGTGCATCTTTTTCTGAGCTGGTTCTGCATTATGGATCAGTGGGCTAAGGCACAAATCACATACTAGCCTCACTGTGGCTAGTATGTGActtttttcagcttcatttcTGTTGAACCGTCATCACACATGTATATCACATGAGTATGTGTCACATCCTGtgtctctcatctcatcttcacTGCTCACTGTGCAATATTGCAAAGTACAGCAGCAAGCGTCTTAACGTACAATGTGTATTAATGCATATAATGGGACCAAACTACGGCTGGGCAAAATGGTGCAAATCGTTAGctaaattaaaatgttcatatttgGATTTAATGATTTTAACGTGTTAATTTTGCTCTTGTAAACAATGCATATCCTGCACAATTAACTTTCATTTAAAACAGTTCCTTTATTCCCAGGGTAAAGTTGTAGAACCTAAATAAAACAACCGTCAACAAGGAGgaaattatttttcagtcttATTTCTCAACACGAGCCATctttaaataacaaaacaaagcaacaaaagcCTGTTCTTCCAGCTCTTCCAACAGGACCTGAATGCAGCAAACAAAGGGGGtaacaaagaggaagagtgcCACACTAAAAAGGTCTaaaatggtcttaaaatttAAAGGAAGTGATGACTGTTGAGTCAAACTatttaaaaacaagtttaatTGCAGTGCGCGTATTATTTTGATGAGAGGTCATGGTTTAATTGATTTTTGGGTTCAACGAATGaggagtgtgtttgctgtgtgtgtaatagaCAGCAGTGTTTCCAGCTACGTTCAGCCATGTCAAGCTCTACAGTGACATAAGTGAAATCTTGACAAAATTAATCACCATGAATGGCAAAAACTAGGACGATATGTCTGGAATAGGTGGAATTATGCTTTACAGATGAGAAGAACTCTACTCTGGATTACTGACAATAATCAAGCTTGTTTTCAAATCAAGTAAATTTTTTATCAATATTGTTTTAGCACCCATCACAAGAACAAACAATAACTACTTGTTCAATTCTTAATCTTCTCCAGACTTATGCGGGAGTCTTGACTATCAAGCAAAAGGGTTataccataaaaaaaacaaaacaacaacaacattacgATTTGGATTAACAAATGATGGAATGTACTCACTCAGTCTGTTTCTGGAGATGGGTGACAGAGGCAAAGTGTCATATCGCACCGTCTGATACTGGATTATCTGCAAATGAAAGGCAAATGACAGTGACAGTCAGGACGGTGCTTCATTTCAGCAGACCATGTGACACAGAACACTGGTGAAACAATAACCCACAGCCTGGAGGAGGCAACGTTAATCCCATCATGGACACATTTCAAATATTGTtaataaaaactcaatgtcaAGATGCTAAACTAAACTACAGTGTCAACCCTGAGTGCAATGAAGTCTCCAATCGTCTCATTTCCTATTCTTAGACTCTCCAATAGGtttaatgtgtaaaatgtgtctGTATCCATTTCCAAGGCAACAGCATTTTGTGTGACTTCGCAGAGAAGGACAGAGTTCGATCATGTTTTGGCACCCCTTGGgagtagggctgggtgattcactgagtttttttttttttaattacaatttTGTCTTGCGGTGGttataaaaacaagataatcGAGATAAAACAATAACTGTACTGCGTTCAGTTTCTCAACGATGCTCTCGTTTTGTCTGGTGTTGTAAATCCTGCAATTCTTTTGCAGCTGTGCAATTTTGCCCGTCCCTAAAGCCCAAATTCATTCTCAGCCAGATTTGTGGCATGCTTATATTGAAACGTCAAGGAAATGCACTGTTCTGAAAAAAGTTCAGTaaatgcatgatgtttccaaagTCAAAGACTACTCGTGTTAAATAACTGTGATCTCAATATTGaccaaaatatttgatttttaccACAGCTGAGAAGCCCTACCTGGGAGCATTTCAGAAGTAGCTTTCTGTTTTGATCTTTATCTCTCAGATCTATAATCCATTAAAGCATCACAGTTGAGACTTAAGGGCGAGAGCATGTACACCAAAAGTAATGCTGATATTTTGAAAGAGTCTTAGGCTTTGCATAAATCCTAAAACGTATATTTAAGGT encodes:
- the ctdnep1a gene encoding CTD nuclear envelope phosphatase 1A; translated protein: MLKTRQCLLGIRTFLGVTSRIWGFILYILRKHLRTIIQYQTVRYDTLPLSPISRNRLNAVKRKILVLDLDETLIHSHHDGVLRPTVRPGTPPDFILKVVIDKHPVRFFVHKRPHVDFFLEVVSQWYELVVFTASMEIYGSAVADKLDNNRNILKRRYYRQHCTLDLGSYIKDLSVVHDDLSSIVILDNSPGAYRSHPDNAIPIKSWFSDPSDTALLNLLPMLDALRFTADVRSVLSRNLHQHRLW